The Ruegeria sp. YS9 genome contains a region encoding:
- a CDS encoding iron ABC transporter permease: MTDRASKTTHPVLIFWITAGWVGFCLLPWYMVDGGLWSFEWLLDGYPFDEDYAPAAFLIGQGEKLWLAPLLIALALPLLVLKRTKSDPVYARILILSGALGFGWLIAQGFSIGIRGFNFNWLEAMFGELGDRQFGMGYGAMICASSFLFLLTQGIAARGAINGDVFAVSAIGGVITIVTAFVFFPIAKMLFAAFITEDGAYSIAVFFSKFFDDRLWGLGCFHGARCGAAWNSLFLAILVGFITTILGLCFALVVTRSGFRYKRALRALTVLPIITPPFVIGLALILLFGLSGSVTRFFAELFGTQPTRWLYGMPGILIAQTLAFTPIAFLVLIGVVEGVSPSMEEAAQTLRANRWQTFKTVSLPLMRPGLANAFLLGFIESMADFGNPLVLGGNFDVLSTEIFFAIVGAQYDQGRAAVLAMVLLFFTLSAFYAQRVWLGKKSYTTVTGKGDAGVHPLMPTGLSVPVLLIALGWALFTIVVYAMIIYGSVVELWGVDNSLTIKHYITAFSVRFEDEGIRWTGAAWDSFWTTITIAAIAAPLTAAVGLVTAYLLTRQSFAGKNAFEFGTMLSFAIPGTVIGVSYILAFNVPPIEITGTGVILVVSFIFRNMPVGVRAGIASMSQLDHSLDESSLTLGANSWQTFRNIILPLLRPAILAALVYSFVRAMTAISAVIFLVSAEYDMATSYIIGRVENNDYGLAIAYSTTLIFVMLAAVGFLQLLVGRVQIGRRTQHGTETSP, encoded by the coding sequence ATGACTGACCGGGCTTCAAAAACGACCCATCCGGTCCTGATCTTCTGGATCACGGCCGGGTGGGTCGGATTCTGCCTGTTGCCTTGGTATATGGTCGACGGCGGCCTTTGGTCGTTCGAGTGGCTTTTGGACGGCTACCCATTCGATGAGGATTACGCGCCCGCTGCATTTTTGATCGGGCAGGGCGAAAAACTTTGGCTCGCGCCGCTCCTGATCGCACTGGCCCTGCCGCTTCTGGTGTTGAAGCGCACCAAATCTGATCCAGTTTACGCCCGCATACTGATCCTGTCAGGGGCGCTTGGCTTTGGCTGGCTGATCGCTCAGGGGTTCAGCATTGGCATCAGAGGTTTCAACTTCAATTGGTTGGAGGCGATGTTTGGCGAACTGGGCGACCGTCAGTTCGGCATGGGCTATGGCGCGATGATATGCGCCTCAAGCTTTCTGTTCCTGCTGACTCAGGGGATCGCGGCAAGGGGTGCCATTAACGGTGACGTCTTTGCCGTAAGCGCCATCGGCGGCGTGATTACAATCGTTACCGCGTTTGTCTTTTTCCCCATCGCCAAGATGCTTTTCGCTGCCTTCATCACCGAAGACGGCGCGTATTCCATCGCGGTTTTCTTCTCGAAGTTTTTCGATGATCGACTGTGGGGCCTGGGGTGTTTTCATGGTGCCCGATGCGGTGCGGCCTGGAACTCACTTTTCCTTGCCATCCTCGTTGGCTTCATCACAACGATCCTCGGCCTATGTTTCGCGTTGGTCGTGACGCGTTCGGGTTTCCGCTACAAGCGCGCGTTGCGCGCTCTGACCGTTCTGCCAATAATCACCCCGCCATTCGTGATCGGCCTGGCGCTGATCCTGCTTTTTGGCCTGTCCGGGTCCGTCACCCGGTTCTTTGCCGAACTGTTCGGCACGCAGCCGACACGCTGGCTGTATGGAATGCCGGGCATCCTGATCGCGCAGACACTCGCGTTTACGCCAATTGCCTTTCTTGTTCTGATCGGTGTGGTTGAAGGTGTCTCTCCGTCGATGGAAGAAGCGGCGCAAACGCTCCGCGCCAACAGATGGCAGACATTCAAAACGGTTTCCTTGCCCCTGATGCGGCCTGGTCTTGCGAACGCATTTCTTCTGGGTTTCATCGAAAGTATGGCCGATTTCGGAAATCCGCTTGTATTGGGCGGGAATTTCGACGTGCTTTCGACCGAGATATTCTTTGCCATCGTCGGCGCTCAGTACGATCAGGGCAGGGCCGCGGTTCTGGCCATGGTGCTGCTGTTCTTTACTCTTTCCGCCTTTTACGCGCAGCGTGTCTGGCTGGGGAAGAAAAGCTATACAACCGTCACCGGCAAAGGGGATGCCGGCGTTCATCCACTGATGCCCACTGGCCTTTCTGTTCCGGTACTGCTCATCGCTCTGGGCTGGGCGCTGTTCACGATTGTTGTCTACGCGATGATCATTTACGGCAGTGTTGTCGAGCTGTGGGGCGTCGATAACTCGCTGACGATCAAACACTACATCACTGCATTCTCGGTCCGCTTCGAAGACGAGGGAATTCGCTGGACCGGAGCCGCTTGGGACAGTTTCTGGACCACCATAACCATCGCGGCCATTGCTGCCCCATTGACTGCCGCCGTTGGTCTGGTGACCGCTTACCTGCTGACAAGACAAAGTTTTGCAGGCAAGAACGCTTTCGAATTTGGAACAATGCTGTCCTTCGCCATCCCCGGGACAGTGATCGGCGTCAGCTACATCCTGGCCTTCAACGTTCCGCCAATTGAAATCACGGGTACGGGTGTCATTCTCGTTGTCAGCTTCATCTTCCGCAACATGCCGGTTGGCGTTCGTGCGGGGATCGCGAGCATGTCGCAGCTTGACCACAGCCTGGATGAATCCTCGCTGACCCTTGGTGCAAACTCGTGGCAGACGTTCCGAAACATCATTCTGCCGCTGTTGCGCCCTGCGATACTTGCTGCGCTTGTTTACAGCTTTGTGCGCGCCATGACGGCGATCTCGGCCGTCATCTTTCTGGTCAGTGCAGAATATGACATGGCGACCAGCTACATCATCGGTCGGGTCGAGAACAACGACTATGGCCTTGCGATCGCCTATTCGACGACGCTGATCTTCGTGATGCTCGCGGCGGTCGGCTTTTTGCAACTTCTCGTCGGTCGGGTCCAGATTGGTCGGCGCACGCAGCACGGAACGGAGACATCGCCATGA
- a CDS encoding ABC transporter ATP-binding protein, with translation MTDTKIGSKAAPVRFENVSKVFGKDVVAVDNIDLHVEAGKLVTLLGPSGCGKTTTLRMIAGLEMASSGKILIGDRDVTKLPATDRDVSMVFQSYALFPHMSVLENVMYGLTFSGFAKDEARSRALNGLELVGLQGFDNRLPSELSGGQQQRVAVARALVLEPQVLLFDEPLSNLDAKLRRQVREDIRAIQQDLGLTVVYVTHDQEEALAVSDEIVVMRNAAIAQMGTPRQLYDAPNDRFVADFIGEANLLECQIVDINGDAATIEIEGYRHTLPRRGLSEGPATIAVRPSRLVIGSDQGIPATVAKATYVGVRMEYTLTGEFGQVFAVHDDVDAPLDPGTEIKMGFADKGPVLLPD, from the coding sequence ATGACCGACACCAAAATCGGTTCCAAGGCTGCCCCAGTACGCTTTGAGAACGTGTCGAAAGTGTTCGGCAAGGATGTCGTCGCCGTCGACAACATCGACCTGCACGTCGAGGCAGGAAAACTCGTCACACTGCTTGGCCCGTCAGGCTGTGGGAAAACAACGACTCTGCGCATGATTGCCGGGTTGGAAATGGCGAGCTCGGGCAAGATCCTGATCGGTGATCGGGACGTGACCAAATTGCCTGCCACCGACCGTGACGTATCCATGGTGTTCCAGTCATACGCGCTTTTCCCTCACATGAGCGTGCTGGAAAACGTGATGTACGGCCTCACTTTCTCGGGCTTTGCAAAGGATGAAGCCCGCAGCCGCGCTCTGAACGGGCTGGAACTGGTTGGTCTTCAGGGGTTCGACAACCGTCTTCCCTCTGAACTGTCAGGGGGTCAACAACAGCGTGTTGCAGTCGCCCGCGCGCTGGTTCTTGAGCCGCAGGTTCTGCTGTTCGACGAGCCGCTGTCCAATCTTGATGCCAAGCTTCGCCGTCAGGTGCGAGAGGATATTCGGGCTATCCAGCAAGATCTTGGTTTGACCGTTGTCTACGTGACCCACGATCAGGAGGAGGCACTGGCGGTCTCGGATGAGATTGTTGTCATGCGCAACGCAGCAATCGCCCAAATGGGCACACCACGCCAGCTTTATGATGCCCCAAACGACCGATTTGTTGCGGATTTCATAGGCGAGGCAAACCTTTTGGAATGCCAAATCGTCGATATCAATGGCGACGCGGCAACGATAGAAATAGAAGGCTATCGTCACACGCTACCACGTCGCGGATTGTCCGAAGGACCCGCGACCATTGCCGTGCGACCCTCTCGTCTGGTCATCGGCTCAGACCAAGGCATCCCAGCCACGGTGGCCAAGGCGACCTATGTTGGCGTTCGGATGGAATACACGCTGACCGGTGAATTCGGTCAGGTTTTTGCCGTTCACGATGACGTCGATGCGCCGCTTGATCCCGGCACCGAGATCAAAATGGGCTTTGCTGACAAAGGCCCCGTTCTTTTGCCGGATTAA
- a CDS encoding histidine phosphatase family protein, with protein MPKLIIISHPEVAIDPAVPITEWGLNAVGHKRATEFASGEVLSNVTQIWTSGERKARETAEILAAPRALPVNCNLSLGENDRSATGYLPRDDFEAAADAFFAQPDRSYRGWETAVEAQRRIHRTVSEIIQSHDAGDLAIVTHGAVGTLLWCALSDCSIDRTYDQPSQGHFWQADLATLKPDSCWVAWHRR; from the coding sequence ATGCCGAAACTCATTATCATCTCGCACCCCGAGGTCGCAATCGATCCGGCCGTCCCGATAACCGAATGGGGCTTGAACGCTGTGGGCCACAAACGCGCTACTGAATTTGCATCCGGTGAAGTCTTGTCCAACGTGACGCAGATATGGACCAGTGGCGAGCGGAAGGCCCGCGAAACAGCTGAGATTCTTGCTGCACCACGAGCGCTACCCGTGAATTGCAACTTGAGTCTTGGTGAGAACGACCGCAGCGCAACCGGTTACTTGCCTCGGGACGATTTCGAGGCCGCGGCCGATGCTTTCTTTGCTCAGCCGGATAGGAGCTATCGTGGTTGGGAAACAGCTGTCGAGGCGCAGAGACGCATTCATCGAACAGTATCAGAGATAATCCAGTCGCATGATGCCGGGGATCTTGCAATCGTGACCCATGGGGCAGTGGGCACATTGCTTTGGTGCGCACTCTCGGATTGTTCGATAGACCGCACGTACGACCAACCCTCACAAGGCCATTTCTGGCAGGCTGATCTGGCGACTCTCAAACCTGATTCATGTTGGGTCGCCTGGCATAGGCGCTAA
- a CDS encoding inositol monophosphatase family protein, whose product MSRLSERRDFATEVCRQAGVMAKKLFADRVNLVVDQKGAQDWVSEADRNVETFIRQRIAEAWPKDGVYGEEHGAATGESGFDWVIDPIDGTTNFVNGIPAWTIVLAGVTNGQTEIGVIHDPNMDETFVATRGETATLNGSPIRVASGVALRDGTVAVGYSNRIESRHVLPVIEDLIEHGAMFHRNASGALSLAYVAAGRLLGYVEEHMNAWDCLAGQLLVSEAGGVVEDQNADAMIRDGGRVIAGTPDVFETLREIAENAWNA is encoded by the coding sequence ATGTCTCGACTTTCAGAACGCAGAGATTTTGCCACCGAAGTCTGCCGGCAGGCCGGGGTAATGGCCAAAAAGCTCTTTGCAGATCGGGTCAATCTTGTCGTTGATCAAAAAGGCGCTCAGGACTGGGTTAGCGAGGCAGACAGGAACGTCGAGACTTTCATTCGTCAAAGGATCGCGGAGGCTTGGCCCAAAGATGGCGTTTACGGTGAAGAACATGGCGCGGCAACGGGAGAGAGTGGCTTTGACTGGGTTATTGATCCAATCGATGGAACCACGAATTTCGTGAACGGTATTCCAGCATGGACCATTGTTCTGGCTGGTGTCACCAACGGCCAAACGGAGATTGGTGTGATCCATGATCCGAACATGGATGAAACATTTGTCGCAACGCGCGGGGAAACAGCGACACTCAACGGATCACCGATACGCGTCGCATCAGGAGTGGCGTTGCGCGACGGAACTGTAGCCGTAGGGTATTCGAACCGGATTGAAAGCCGTCATGTTTTACCTGTGATCGAGGATCTGATCGAACACGGGGCGATGTTTCACAGAAACGCCAGCGGAGCGCTTTCGTTGGCTTACGTCGCGGCCGGGCGCCTTCTGGGTTACGTCGAGGAGCACATGAATGCTTGGGATTGCCTGGCTGGGCAATTGCTGGTCTCAGAAGCGGGTGGCGTTGTCGAGGATCAGAACGCGGATGCGATGATCCGAGACGGCGGGCGCGTGATCGCAGGCACGCCAGATGTATTCGAGACGTTGCGTGAGATCGCAGAGAACGCTTGGAACGCTTAG
- a CDS encoding dynamin family protein, translated as MARNDHLLSVGNEALAPMTATMASLTAQIDQLTEVADARSSARLATLKTRMENFTASVTMVGQVKAGKSSIVNILAGRPGLLPSDVNPWTSVVTTLNINTRPPGDTRAKFTFFEQEEWDNLMVGGGRLGELANRAGADDEMEDIRRQIGEMKAKSEERLGKHFDLILGQSHQYDHFDEELIQRYVCLGDEDDPDIDPKTGRFADVTKSAELYMDIPQYPIALKLCDTPGVNDTFMVREQITLRSLRGSEVCVVVLAASQALTTMDMALMRIIAQFENRQIILFVNRIDELSDPVNQVPEIRDRIQDTLKQNNIDTNTSVVFGSALWAEAALTGNPDILTEESRQALNTFYLAAGFGDQAASLDKIWALSGLPDLLLAMNERIAEGAGARLMDRVRHRARNIASQIRATAVAKNLSEGEGLARDLDGVSPEEAINTVSAEYEKKAAELTNALRGKVLERLKSAEDNFVKRATDSLIAHLEKNGEQGTWQYDPAGLRTLQKAAYFSFARAMRKDAGALYATAAADVEALYHKILGNHLGEFSIEAPIVPRVPPPLGIGRTIALDLQSTWWRRWWQRRKGFEAYAADYTRLIASEANSITKDIEENQIAAVLENVRAILTDFLREQKETLLSISSAADKNPGQTAAAMAGLQPQKSKDEILGDILKDLSNEAA; from the coding sequence ATGGCGCGCAACGATCACCTTTTGTCTGTAGGCAACGAAGCACTGGCACCGATGACGGCGACCATGGCTTCACTGACGGCTCAGATTGATCAACTGACTGAGGTGGCTGATGCGCGCTCCTCGGCACGGCTGGCGACCCTCAAGACCCGGATGGAAAATTTTACCGCCAGCGTCACGATGGTGGGCCAGGTCAAGGCCGGAAAATCCTCGATCGTCAATATTCTTGCCGGGCGCCCTGGCCTGCTTCCGTCAGACGTCAACCCGTGGACGTCGGTGGTTACGACCCTGAACATCAACACGCGCCCGCCCGGTGATACAAGGGCCAAGTTCACGTTTTTCGAGCAGGAAGAATGGGACAACCTGATGGTCGGCGGCGGTCGTCTTGGTGAATTGGCCAATCGCGCCGGCGCAGATGACGAGATGGAAGACATCCGCCGTCAGATCGGTGAAATGAAGGCCAAGTCAGAGGAACGTCTTGGCAAGCATTTCGACCTGATCCTGGGCCAAAGTCATCAGTATGATCATTTCGATGAGGAACTGATTCAGCGCTATGTCTGCCTGGGCGATGAAGATGATCCCGATATTGATCCAAAAACGGGCCGGTTTGCCGATGTTACCAAATCAGCCGAACTGTATATGGACATTCCGCAATACCCCATCGCGCTAAAACTGTGCGACACACCCGGTGTGAACGATACGTTCATGGTGCGCGAACAAATCACGCTGCGCAGCCTGCGCGGATCTGAAGTCTGCGTTGTGGTGTTGGCGGCAAGTCAGGCCCTGACGACGATGGACATGGCCCTGATGCGCATTATCGCGCAGTTCGAGAACCGGCAGATCATCCTGTTCGTCAACCGGATCGACGAACTTTCCGATCCTGTGAACCAGGTGCCAGAGATCCGTGACCGCATTCAGGACACGCTGAAACAGAACAATATCGACACCAATACCAGCGTCGTTTTTGGCAGCGCGTTGTGGGCCGAAGCGGCGTTGACCGGGAACCCGGATATTCTGACAGAAGAGTCGCGCCAGGCTTTGAATACGTTCTACCTGGCGGCCGGTTTCGGTGATCAGGCGGCCTCGCTCGACAAAATCTGGGCGCTTTCCGGTCTGCCCGATCTGCTGCTGGCCATGAATGAGCGCATTGCGGAAGGTGCCGGAGCGCGCCTGATGGACCGCGTCCGCCATCGGGCCCGTAACATTGCCAGTCAGATCCGCGCGACTGCGGTTGCCAAGAATCTGTCGGAAGGCGAAGGCCTTGCACGGGATCTTGACGGTGTGTCGCCCGAAGAAGCGATAAACACGGTGTCAGCTGAATACGAAAAGAAAGCAGCCGAGTTGACAAATGCGTTGCGCGGCAAAGTGTTGGAGCGTCTGAAGTCAGCCGAGGACAATTTCGTCAAACGCGCGACGGACTCTCTGATCGCGCATCTTGAAAAAAATGGCGAACAAGGCACGTGGCAATACGATCCCGCAGGTTTGCGGACGTTGCAAAAGGCTGCCTATTTCAGTTTTGCCCGCGCCATGCGAAAAGACGCCGGGGCGTTGTATGCAACCGCCGCTGCGGATGTTGAGGCGCTTTATCACAAAATACTTGGCAACCATCTGGGCGAATTCAGCATCGAAGCACCCATTGTTCCCCGTGTTCCGCCACCTCTGGGTATCGGCCGGACGATTGCACTGGACTTGCAAAGCACTTGGTGGCGACGTTGGTGGCAACGCCGAAAGGGGTTTGAGGCATACGCGGCGGATTACACGCGGCTGATCGCGTCCGAGGCAAATTCGATCACCAAGGATATCGAGGAAAACCAGATTGCAGCGGTGCTGGAAAACGTCCGTGCGATTCTTACGGATTTCCTGCGTGAGCAGAAGGAAACCCTGCTGAGCATCTCGTCTGCTGCCGACAAGAATCCGGGTCAGACTGCGGCAGCGATGGCGGGTTTGCAGCCTCAGAAATCCAAGGACGAGATTCTGGGCGACATACTGAAAGATCTAAGCAACGAAGCGGCATAA
- a CDS encoding dynamin family protein, translated as MAKDTQTRFVSPKAWERIEQWSRRKPVFALMGEFSAGKSTLMNFLLRTQTLPTQVTATQLPPVWFSWGNQAPYIKRHDGSIELIELDQLETVGVNDAQFIRIYLEADILEAVDLIDTPGISDPKISTDVWQRAVGQANGVLWCTHATQAWRETERATWVSLPERLQHNSLLLVTRADALSLKDRQKVLRRVNREAGHLFNRSILFSARDAITARDKTGDAEMWSRSGGGKMIDSFLEITEQIMDNRADQLARYQIDKSQADAPKVKPLRPARSSNEPTAKDEATPLRLVNPLEAAGQSNAEGETVVTSFPVRPARVERRSDEAERVRIDAEEAERLRAEMTSEPVPLPVEPDTSDDLRSLFKDTSNDPLELTNVAGLEDDEDEFELSVDADLEDSLDDAPSALEDAEISPAPLAAVDESDDVLASLNTSMQETSIVPDGEDEESKQADLAEDRGIEVSVSSITALMAAQTGNNADDYEPEPETSGLIEAATTEQVDAVERSVASLGGLPEVAVGSPLSASDMWQEVSRNEDLPQDAEGLKNVFKAFLAEFDQIAIEHNEKQTKEALRAIPKAKENSGAEWHVL; from the coding sequence ATGGCAAAAGATACACAAACACGCTTTGTTTCACCGAAGGCATGGGAACGCATCGAGCAGTGGTCCCGCCGCAAGCCGGTTTTCGCCCTGATGGGCGAATTCAGCGCCGGGAAGTCCACGTTGATGAACTTTTTGCTGCGGACGCAGACCTTGCCGACGCAGGTGACGGCAACCCAGTTGCCACCGGTTTGGTTTAGCTGGGGCAATCAGGCGCCCTATATCAAACGTCATGATGGAAGTATCGAACTGATCGAGCTGGATCAGCTTGAAACCGTTGGTGTCAATGACGCACAGTTCATCCGTATCTATCTTGAGGCCGATATTCTGGAAGCAGTGGACCTGATCGACACGCCCGGCATTTCGGATCCCAAGATCTCGACGGATGTATGGCAACGTGCGGTGGGTCAGGCAAACGGCGTCTTGTGGTGTACCCACGCGACGCAAGCCTGGCGCGAAACCGAACGCGCGACATGGGTTTCCCTGCCCGAACGGTTGCAGCACAATTCTTTGCTTCTGGTGACGCGGGCAGATGCCCTGAGCCTCAAAGACCGCCAAAAAGTACTGCGCCGCGTTAACCGCGAGGCGGGTCACCTGTTCAATCGGTCCATTCTGTTCTCGGCTCGCGACGCGATCACTGCCCGGGACAAGACAGGCGATGCCGAGATGTGGTCACGCAGCGGCGGAGGCAAGATGATCGACAGCTTCCTGGAGATCACGGAACAGATTATGGACAACCGCGCCGACCAGCTGGCTCGGTACCAGATCGACAAGAGCCAGGCCGACGCACCCAAAGTCAAACCTTTGCGCCCTGCCCGTTCATCAAACGAGCCGACAGCCAAAGACGAAGCCACACCCTTGAGGTTGGTAAACCCGCTTGAGGCCGCCGGGCAGTCGAACGCTGAAGGCGAAACAGTTGTTACCAGCTTCCCGGTACGGCCTGCCCGGGTCGAGCGGCGCTCGGATGAGGCCGAGCGGGTTCGGATCGATGCGGAAGAGGCTGAACGGCTGCGCGCAGAGATGACGTCAGAGCCGGTACCGTTGCCCGTTGAACCCGACACAAGCGATGATCTGCGTTCCTTGTTCAAGGACACGTCGAACGATCCGCTGGAATTGACGAATGTCGCGGGCCTTGAGGATGACGAAGACGAATTCGAGCTGTCCGTTGACGCCGATCTGGAAGACTCATTGGATGATGCCCCGAGCGCCCTGGAGGATGCTGAAATCAGCCCCGCGCCTCTTGCGGCTGTTGACGAGTCCGATGATGTGCTCGCCTCGCTGAACACTTCGATGCAAGAGACCTCGATCGTGCCGGATGGGGAAGACGAGGAATCCAAGCAGGCCGATTTGGCGGAAGATCGCGGCATAGAGGTTTCCGTATCCTCGATTACGGCATTGATGGCCGCGCAAACCGGCAACAATGCGGATGACTATGAGCCGGAACCCGAAACCAGCGGTTTGATTGAAGCTGCCACTACCGAACAGGTTGATGCAGTTGAAAGAAGCGTTGCCTCGCTGGGTGGCTTACCCGAAGTTGCGGTTGGATCGCCCCTCAGCGCGTCGGATATGTGGCAGGAGGTTTCGAGAAATGAAGACCTGCCGCAGGATGCAGAAGGGCTGAAGAACGTATTCAAGGCTTTTCTGGCCGAGTTCGATCAGATCGCCATAGAACACAACGAAAAGCAGACCAAAGAGGCACTTCGAGCCATTCCGAAAGCCAAAGAAAACAGCGGCGCTGAATGGCATGTATTGTAA
- a CDS encoding dynamin family protein: protein MSETHRRELIRIAEEMNGISNDETRQFISRIIGDLSNLKPSIAFVGQIKAGKSRLINGFTGQAEYLPSDVNPWTTVITDMHFGHPSGRTQGAEFHFFDNYQWQSLIAEGEELRNMFPDDEDSYKREMIEEQVEAMKVRARRRLGDSYEQLLGQQHDLDELTSDDLARYVCAGDDPSEDGALDPGSDRGLYSDITRKAEVYFELGHFPFPLTVTDTPGVNDPLLIREEISRQYLKESDFFVVVLSAHQALSRADLKLFRLMQALELGQIVVFINRVDELGGGAEDAAKVRLDVLDGLEKALGNSNIDVLMGSAQWAHYALTGDETGVNHDHVLAWLRAHPEQMQQYLKGVAEIKQGPGPISREAVLRFAAMIASGLPDLRRHVTQALTDGPINEQLRMAWQHLDSFARGELERSQVRLRALQDEDGLDVRNADESDKTLGDLRKLIAEKTQEITRDMDDVLSNLRGVMDDTVSESVAIVVRGPDGQSPLLAKGGETELNFTPLRERMRELVQGASQVVRQRMLSELYAIDMHCNAALRALPGWQEPVDNRMNTSAVRWFRPDTTALTRGITVELRVNWLSRLISRNSVVARAERMIVQEFELIGDDLIDTTRDDLLERLNTVLDHYMALLAGHLEHRSNSGELNAQAEAQGAFDRARRIAAELETVFGTPDADERQAKAAE from the coding sequence ATGAGTGAAACACATCGCCGCGAACTTATTCGCATAGCAGAAGAAATGAACGGGATCAGCAACGATGAAACGCGCCAGTTCATTTCCCGCATCATTGGTGATCTTAGCAATCTGAAACCGTCAATTGCGTTTGTCGGGCAAATCAAGGCTGGCAAGTCGCGTCTGATCAACGGCTTCACCGGTCAGGCAGAGTATTTGCCTTCGGATGTCAACCCGTGGACAACTGTTATCACCGATATGCATTTCGGGCACCCGTCCGGCAGGACGCAAGGTGCCGAATTCCATTTCTTCGACAATTACCAATGGCAATCGCTGATCGCCGAAGGTGAAGAACTGCGCAACATGTTTCCCGATGACGAGGACAGTTACAAGCGCGAGATGATCGAGGAACAGGTCGAGGCCATGAAGGTCCGGGCGCGTCGGCGTCTGGGTGACAGCTATGAGCAGCTGCTGGGCCAACAGCACGATCTGGACGAACTGACGTCAGATGACCTGGCCAGATATGTCTGTGCCGGGGATGATCCGTCCGAGGACGGGGCTTTGGATCCGGGCAGTGATCGCGGGCTTTACAGCGACATCACCCGCAAGGCCGAGGTCTATTTTGAATTGGGCCATTTTCCGTTTCCACTGACGGTTACTGACACGCCCGGCGTGAATGACCCTCTGCTGATCCGCGAAGAAATTTCACGACAGTATCTGAAGGAATCCGATTTCTTTGTGGTGGTTCTGTCCGCGCATCAGGCATTGTCGCGCGCGGATCTGAAACTGTTCCGGTTGATGCAAGCGCTGGAACTTGGGCAGATCGTCGTGTTTATCAACCGAGTGGATGAACTGGGCGGCGGCGCCGAAGACGCTGCCAAGGTTCGTCTGGACGTATTGGACGGGTTGGAAAAGGCGCTCGGCAACTCGAACATCGATGTCCTGATGGGCAGCGCGCAATGGGCGCACTATGCTTTGACCGGTGATGAAACAGGGGTGAACCACGACCACGTTCTGGCATGGCTGCGCGCCCACCCGGAACAGATGCAGCAATACCTCAAGGGTGTGGCCGAGATCAAACAAGGCCCCGGACCGATCAGCCGCGAAGCGGTTCTGCGCTTTGCCGCAATGATCGCGTCCGGCCTGCCCGATCTGCGCCGTCATGTCACCCAGGCTTTGACGGACGGACCGATCAACGAACAGTTGCGAATGGCCTGGCAACATCTCGACAGCTTCGCGCGCGGAGAGCTTGAGCGCTCTCAGGTTCGTTTGCGGGCGCTTCAAGATGAAGACGGCTTGGATGTTCGAAATGCCGATGAAAGCGACAAGACACTTGGCGACCTGCGCAAGCTGATTGCTGAAAAAACGCAGGAGATCACGCGTGACATGGATGATGTCCTGTCGAATCTGCGCGGGGTCATGGATGACACTGTCTCGGAATCGGTGGCTATCGTTGTGCGCGGGCCGGACGGCCAGTCGCCTCTGCTGGCAAAAGGTGGAGAGACCGAGCTCAATTTTACACCATTGCGCGAACGTATGCGTGAACTGGTACAGGGGGCATCGCAAGTTGTTCGGCAGCGCATGCTCAGCGAGCTTTACGCGATCGACATGCATTGCAATGCCGCCTTGCGGGCATTGCCGGGATGGCAAGAGCCGGTCGACAATCGCATGAACACCAGTGCTGTACGTTGGTTCCGGCCGGACACCACCGCCCTGACCCGTGGCATTACCGTTGAATTGCGTGTAAACTGGTTGTCGCGTCTGATCTCGCGCAATAGCGTTGTGGCGCGCGCCGAACGAATGATCGTGCAGGAGTTCGAGCTGATCGGGGATGACCTGATCGACACGACTCGCGACGATCTGTTGGAACGGCTGAACACGGTTCTGGACCACTATATGGCCCTTCTGGCCGGTCATCTTGAACACCGTTCCAACTCAGGAGAACTGAACGCCCAGGCGGAGGCGCAAGGTGCATTCGACAGGGCGCGTCGCATTGCAGCCGAGCTGGAGACGGTTTTTGGAACACCCGATGCGGATGAAAGACAAGCAAAGGCTGCGGAATGA